CAGATGAATCTTAAATGAGTAAAAACTTTcaagacaggcaggcaggcaggttGGTTTATTGGTTGGTTGGTTGCCCTCAGATGACCCTCATGCTGACTCAGACTACAACTACACCCAGATGATGGTGAGGGACGAGAGACGTTTCCGAGTTGCCGACACAAACGAAGATTTGATGGCAGACAAACGCGAGTTCTCAGCTTTTCTTCATCCAGAACACCACGAGTACATGAAGTACCTTGTAGTGCAGGTGAGGGTGATGTCACTCAGTTGATATAATTGAGATcgtacagtatttcttttttaaatttatttgatGCGTAATTGTGTGCTCGCAGGAGACGATGGAAGACATCGACAAGAATGGAGACGGTTTCATTGACCTAAAGGAGTACATTGGTAAGAAGTGTAGTAACGTTTACAACATATAGTGTAACATGTACTGTCTCATATATTGCTATTTGTACTGtgatatttagtttagttttactaTATTTAGTAGAGGTAATGGAATTGTGCCAGATTACAGAAAGTCCCAGTCTGTTCTTCGACTTCAGGACATAGGTCGCTCCTCTTGCCTCACTCATCttctgagaatcttcaccgactcATCGTCTGACATGAGTCAAAAAGAAGCTTTAAGTTTTAAAACCCAGGTTCCAGGACATCAGCCCAAATAGCAAAACATAGTTTAGTTTAATCTCTAGTCTTCTAGTGTGTAGGAGTTCATATCACACAAAGTCAAGACAGTGATGATTGGCTCTGTCCTCCAGGTGATATGTACACTGCAGAGGAAGGTAAGGAGGAACCAGAGTGGGTGGAGACTGAGCGTCAGCAGTTTTCTGAattcagagacaaaaacaacGATGGGAAAATGGACAGAGAAGAAACTCTGGACTGGATCCTCCCATCTGATTATGACCACGCTGAAGCTGAATCCAAACACCTGCTGCACGAGTCCGATGTCAACAAGGTGGGTTTAGTACCTGATAATTACCTGGTTAATACCTGGttactacagtggcaagaaaagtatgtgaaccctttgggattacgtcaagttttgcatgaattggtcataaaatgtgctcccAGCTTCATCTAACTCCCaacaatgcaaaaaaacagTCTGCTGATAaaaatagtacacaaacatatgttttcatgtttttattgaacataatatataaacattcacagtgcagggaaaaagtatgtgaacctttggacttagtaacctttggcagcaataacctcaaccaaacgtttcctgtagttgcagatcagacctgcacaacgatctggagtaattttggaccactcctcttcacaaaactgtttcagtgtagcaatattcttgggatgtctggtgtgaatggctctcttaaggtcatgccacagcatttcaatcgggttgaggtcaggactctgactgggccactccagaaggtgtattttgttctgttgaagctattcttttgttgaattacttgtatgctttggatcattgtcctgtttcatcacccatcctctgtggagcttcagttggcggacagatcgtcttacgttttcctgcaaaatgtcttgataaactctggaataaatttttccatcaatgacaacaatccgtccagaccctgaggcagcaaagcagccccaaaccatgatgctccctctgccatgttttacagtggagatgaggttttgatgttggtgtgctgtgtctttttttctccacacatagtgttgtgtgttttttccaaacaactcaattttgttttcatctgtccacagaatattttgcctgtagtgctgtggaacatccaggtgctcttttgcaaacttcaaatgtgctgcgatattttttttggacagcaatggcttcctccgtggtgtcctcccatatACTCCATTCTCgtggctccaattagctcttggagaagtcattaggctaggggttcacatactttttccaccctgcactgtgaatgtttacatgttatgttcaataaaaaacacgaaaacatataatgtttgtgtagtatcattttcagcacactgtgtttttgtattgttgtgagttagatgaagattggagcacattttatgaccaattcatgcaaaactccacgtaatcccaaaagggttcacatactttttcttgccactgtatctgcAGTTTAACACCTGGTCTCTTTGCAGGATGGGAAGCTGACGAAGAAGGAGATCCTGGACAAATACGAGGTGTTTGTTGGGAGTCAGGTGACAGACTTTGGAGAGGCATTACTGCGACACGACGAGTTTTAGGGACGAGATGCAGCTCACACAGaaagtttttccattttatttgatgatacacaagaaaaacatcagTACAGTTTAGGCtttttgtgttcatgtttttttgatACATCCATAGAAATTATGAGTTTGATCTCTTTCTcacttttgactttttcttcACTCAGTTTTTCCTGTTCATGATGCCGTCACATACATTGATGTAGTTATAGACAAGCTGGTTTTATATCAGTGTGAAACTCTGTAAACTAACTTTGTATTTGATCATTACAATTCATATTTTGCACATGCTTTAATTTCACAGcctaatataaataaaatcaataacatCTAACATTCAAagcctgctgtgtgtttatgttgagTGAACTGattctttaaaatgttccaTACTTACTTTTTTCAGCTATGACTGAAGAGTTATAACAGAAATCTAAATTATGTAAAAGTAACTTTTGTTAGATTTTGTCTTAACAAAGATAAAGTTTGTTGTATTTAGATTTCCTCAGAATTAACAGGACATGTTTCCTCCTAACTTCAACCTTCaaacttttctgtgtttctccacaTACAGTCAGATAtatattttcttgtattttgaATTCAGCGTTGTTTTCCACAAACCTAATCGTGCTAaaatttttataactttttgTAAGGTGTTCTGTGTTTCCCCACCCCTCCACGTCGCGGAACTAatgtttttgcctgtgtttcctaCCGGGACACGATCGTGGTTGTACGCGGGAAGCCTGTGAGATGGCGGTCGACACTCAGACCGTTTAGGACTGATCCGGATCCGCCGTGTTGGGGAAATTTCTGGCTTTTCTCATCCCTGCTTCTGATTCGAGTAATGGAAGGTGGAAAACCGAGCCTGGCTCTGGTCTATCAGGCGGTCCAGGCCTTGTACCATGACCCGAACCCAGCCGGGAAGGAACGAGCCTCGGTGTGGCTCGGAGAGCTCCAGAGATCGGTAAGAAAATGGGAGAGGCCGGGGAGGCAGAGCGGGGAACCGGCGACTCGGAGGGACCAGAGGGACGGACGTGATTTTAATGTGGTTTGTCGAGAGTGGGTTTTAACAGTTTACCTGTTTAAAAGAGACCAGGTGACATGAAGTGCGCAGTCTCAGATGACCCACTGGTTCCTGTTAGCATCACAGCTACGCTATCTCAATGAATGGATCAAAACACAGTGTTAGCCTCACGTTGGCTTCATTAGTTTCCTGCGTTCATTGGCAGTTGAACAGAAACACCGATTTTCATTGAagcctgttttttctttaagaataaaatgtgtgtttgtgaccgAGGTTCTGTGCTTTAGTCTCAGAGGAGTGGGCAGGCCCGGTCTGCTAGCCTTGCTAGCtctgttagcatgctagcatGACCAAGTTTAACTTCTGGCTTTATGTAACCAGCTAAACTTGTTAAACTAGCTAAACTTTGTGACTATTTGGTCATGTCTATGTGTGCTTGATGTGCCGGACCTCCCACACCAAATTCCgttcaaaatgtgacaaattatcTGCAACGGTTGTTTACAATCACAGCCTGATGTGGACCAGGTTTTAAATGTGGCCCCCTGTTTCggcttctctttctcttttggTTTAGagtcactgttttcattttatgctttttgtgtttttatcaatCAATTGATTTTCAGTCTCTGGTGACAGAACCAGATCAGTGTAGACCAATACCACCTAGGGCTCAGAGTTCACGTGCTGAGAATCAGGTTTCGTACACTGCTGAAACTTTTGATTTTTCCTTCAGTTTCTATTGTGATGACCAGTAGTTAGTGGAAACATAAAGCCAGACCTTGATCGGCTGTTTGAAGACATCTCTGCGTTGGAACTCTAAAAAtgttatcttattattattttatctttgatCAGACTTTCAGGACGAGATGccaaaatagttttttgttgtctttccaGTATCCACAGTTGTGGATGAGCTGTGAGGAGACAGCTTTCAGACAGAGGCTTAACAACACTGAGCTCATTAAAAGATACTAAAATGGTTTCTGAAATGGATCTTCTTCAAGCAGAAGAAATAAACATGATGTCTCCACAGAAGCCAGAAAAACCCTGGACCAGGGCCAGTTCTGGATGTAGCtgtgttaaaataattattatgacATTCAGCAGGATCAGCTTGTGATGGTTTCTATGATCATTGACGCCTCAAGTTCATGTTTCCTGAGGAAAGGTGTCAGATTCAGACAGGTATTGTGAGATCACTTCCTGTCCTGTATTACAGATGTATGCGTGGGAGATCTCAGATCAGCTGTTGCAGCTCAAACAGGATGTGGAGTCCTGTTATTTTGCTGCTCAGACCATGAAGGTGAAGATCCAGACCTCGTTCTACGAGCTCCCACCTGAGACCCACAATGCTCTTAGAGACTCCTTGCTGACCCACATCCAGAACCTCAAAGACCTGTCCCCCATCATTGTCACACAGGTAACAGTGAGCACCAGTTGAGTTCACTAAACTGAGTTTAGTGAGTAAAAAAGTATCTGGGACCTAGAAATGCATTATTACctcaaataatttaaacaagTGTAACTGGCTTTATTCTCCTGTCACAGAGATGATATCATGTTATCATAgtatgaagaaaaagaaacagcctGTTTCGTTTCAATAAAGAAAGTTGTTCTCAGTTGTCTCTGAGATCTGTAGTTTCATGAACCAAATGATCGTTctgaaaacaactgaaataTAAACTTGGCTGTGTTATTTTGGTTCTCTTTTAATGTCAAGGAAATTGGGATCCCCCCCTCCAAAGTTGTAAAATCatgatcagcagcagcatcagttcTTTCCTGAACTAAAACATTTGTCTGCccctttagtttttattctgttcttcCCCTTCTGTTTGTTGATGATCTCAGACAAAGTTTCAGCcgaaaaaaaatcaatcaaccatacagtaaaacagagaTTGTCTCTAACCCATGACAAAGtcagaaaagttttattttgtttaaataatataatagttTCTTCACTtaagtttttatcatttcaCTGATCTGTCTCCTCTCAGCTGGCATTGGCGATCGCAGACCTCGCTCTGCAGATGGCTTCATGGAAAGGATGTGTTCACACTCTAATAGAAAAGTAGGAATTCACATCATCACATGaaaatttaaatcaaactcaacataaaaacaagatgtaTCCTCTCTCCATTCTGGCTCACCTGTCCATGACTCTCTCTGCCCCCTTATCAGATACAACAATGACATTAGCTCGATGCCGTTCCTCATTGAGATCCTCACGGTTCTGCCGGAAGAGGTTCACAGCCGGTCTCTGAGGATCGGAGCCAATCGGAGGACGGAGATCATCGAGGATCTGGCCTTTTACTCCAGCACTGTGGTCACGCTGTTGGTCAGTTCTGtgaaatatatcaaatatatttaGATTAACGTATAATGTGTCTTTTACTCTGTTTCAGtttctgctcttctgtcttCATGTCCTCCTGTCTGTTCCCTGTTGTCAACCTCAGTATGGactgttctgttttgtcttttactgcTATGTTATTTTGCTGTGTAGGAAACATTCACATCAGACAGTAAGAGTCTCTGTGTGGCATGAAGCTGGTTTTGAGTCTAAACACCACAAATCTATCAGAACAATGTCAACAACCAAACCAGCACACATTAGACGATGACTGATCATTGTATTTGACTTCTCTTATGATTGCTCTGACTtataattgtgtttgtttcagacgACGTGTGTGGAGAAGACGGGCAATGATGAAAAGATGTTCATCAAAGTTTTTCGGTGTCTGGGCAGCTGGTTCAACCTAGGAGTTCTCGACAGTAACTTCATGGCCAGTAACCAGCTGCTCATAGTCCTCTTCCAAGTCCTGGTGAGAATCTGATCCTGTTTACAGTCAGGACAGGGTGCTTCagaagttaaaatgttaaacactaAGATACAttacagcacaggaaaaaaaaatctgatccaGAAACAGACCTACTGTATGCTGAAACAACAGTTGATTTTCTATCATGTCCTTCTGGCTTCACAGCAGAGAGACGAAACCCCCACCAATCTTCACGAGGCGGCGTCAGACTGCGTCTGCTCGGCTCTCTACGCCATAGAAAATGTAGACACCAACATGGCACTAGCTCTGCACCTCTTCCAGGGTGTCCTGACGCTGGAAACGGCTTATCACATGGCTGTAGCCCGAGAAGACCTTGATAAGTGAGGGCTCACAGAAAACTGGTTCTGATTGTTCACTGGACAAGTTATATTGTTCAGGGTACACtcagtttgtttcatttgtgtctttagAGTGCTGAACTACTGCAGGATCTTCACCGAACTCTGTGAGACCTTTTTAGAGACAACTGTCAGAAGTCCAGGCCAGGGTATGGGAGACCTGAGGactctggagctgctgctgatctGTGCAGGACACCCCCAATATGAGGTACGGAAATAACCATAATTCTTTATTTCTGCATATGTGTAAAGAAAACGTAAGTGAATCCGTACCTTCAGGAACAGGTACAGGCATTAGTCCATTCCTCCTACAGAACAGCTTTAGCTCAGGGATTTTGGTTGGTTTTTCACTCAGAGTTCACAGCTTCATCAGTGATGACGAGTCGTtctggtccagaggcagcaaagcaggtccagATCATGACACTGCTGCCACTTTCAGAAACCCCCCGTGTTTGATCCATGAATCAAACCTGTGTTGTCAACATCAGACTTTGAATGTGAAGACCCAGGCTTCTTGTCTTTAAATGAGACAGGACCCCCCAGACTCATACTGATCCTCATCACAATGGCTAATCTAATTTAACCTTAAAATGAATCCTAGAGGTCCACACATatttttcacagtaaataaatgaattggTGTAATGTTTTCGTTTCACTGGGTTAACCGTGTTCCCCTTATCCAGTTTTATGACCTGAGTGAGAATCCAATCATGAGTTAGGTCATAATTATATGACCtctattatataattaatagaGATTTAGACTAAATGTTATGTAAAACTTTCACTTTCAGGcatcactgtacagtacatggtAAAACAATAACCACAACTCCTTTTGTCTTTTGATGTGGTCTTATCCAGGTTGTGGAGATTTCCTTTAACTTCTGGTACCGCCTTGGAGAGCACCTGTATAAAATTAACGATGCAGCTCTTCACAGCATCTTCAGACCCTACATACAGAGACTACTGCACTGTTTGGCCCGACACTGTCAGCTTGATCCAGATCATGTAAGCGCTAAAGATGCACTGCGGTTGCAGAGAGAATAATCACTCAcagccaaacacagacacaacatgtCGTCACATGGCAGTTCTTAATTGTGAAGCCACAAAGCTTGTAATTAGGCAATGAAGAAGGAATCTCCAAAGTACAAAAAAAGTACCAATACtgcactttatttttacttaaaggTACTTTTAggtaccgtattttccgcactatgAGGCGCACCCAagagccttcaattttctcaaaagccgacagtgcgccttatatatggatcaatattgagcgGCAACAGGTCTTGCAACTGCGGTAAGCAGCCGCCGACTCCATTTTCCCTCGTAGAAGAAGTAGCGcgcggtgcatgctgggatatatgacTGCGCGAAGCGTgccgtttcatttccatttgtgtgtttgtgcaaaaaccccaaaatggctcctattaagagacacgCTTGCCACacagagtttaaactcaaggcgatcagtcacgcagtagaacacgggaatagacCAGCAGCGAGAGaatttaacattacattactacattttatcctatcttttctttatgtaactgaaagaaactaaattaacaaataatacacatcgttacacatttcgtgtgttacactcgcacacgctagcttgacttgaatgaagctaattacaataacgcgcacacgtaatttatcacatgtaacaggtaacaactaacatacttctaatgacaataaacatgttaatacttacaaagacaaatgctttccaaggcacaaacgtataaagcacactcagcataaacatgaaccagttcgttttactgtgaaaattagcttaatttaccgacggaggaaatacgtcaaagctgtactattgaacagagagtggaaagagcgctcactctgcaactaattattttaacaaagatcaactaaaatacacaactctcactctgacaaattttaagaacaatactataatactttttagctgcctttgtcacaacttttgaccgacctatctgactgttttgtctacattccctttagcgcagctccatctaacGTTGCATAACGTAAagccagcctctactgtagcgtctattctatgcgccttataatgtggtgcgccttatatatgaaagaagatttaaaataggccattcattgaaggtgcgccttataatgcggtgcgccttatagtgcggaaaatacggtataTAAAAAAGTGAGTGAGTTATTTaaagatcatttttaaaattacaataaacttctaaaaaataaaattacaaaaatgtttgtgtgctatCAATAATAGAAAGGTAATTGAGCAGAtcacaaaaaaatctccataaACCCTGAAAGGATCTACATAGATCCACTTGAGTTTGATGAATCCTGAAAATCTGAACTTCATTAGTCAGACATGTTGACTGTAGTTTGGGTTCATAATGCTTATATTTATTGTTTCCGTATGTTCTTTGACAGGAGGGAATCCCAGAGGACACAGATGATTTTGGCGAGTTCAGGATGAGAGTTTCTGACCTTGTTAAAGATGTAATTTTCCTTGTTGGATCCATGGAGTGTTTCTCTCAGGTAACTTTAGTTTCTCATCCACATTGTATCACAAACTATAGCTGTTATTTCTCACCAtaaaatgtctctgtttttcctctgttctcAGTTATATTCTACGTTAAAAGAGGGGAACCCTCCCTGGGAAGTGACCGAGGCTGTTCTCTTCATTATGGCTTCAATTGCAAAAAGTGTGGACCCGTGAGTATCTAAAGCTTTATATTCGGAGAAAACATAATGAAGCGTAAAGACACCTGTTGAAGTCAGTCTTAAAGtctatttttctctatttttagtTAAATTCTCATCTCTCAAAGATggatgatgtgttttgtttaattcacaGAGAGAACAATCCGACTCTGTCTGAGGTTTTGCAGCAGGTGGTTTTACTCCCAGAAAATGTCCACATGGCCGTTCGATACACAAGCATCGAACTAGTCGGAGAGATGAGCGACGTTGTGGACAGAAACCCAAGATTCCTTGGTACGAGGATGTGTGATGTTATAACTAAGAGAAATAAATCTGCTGTTTCCTCAAAGGTTTAACAAGCACAAAGGGTTAACAGTCAGGTGTGTAGTCAGGATACTGCTCAGGTAGACAGGTAATTAAACACCTGTTTGTCATGAGAGAAAGCTTTGCGTGTCTGGCCTTTATTTTGTTAACATGTGTGCTTCCTGTCAGATCCGGTCCTGAACTACCTGATGAAGGGACTCAGAGAGAAACCTCTGGCATCAGCAGCTGCAAAGGCGATCCACAACATCTGTTCCGTCTGCAGAGACCACATGGCTCAACATTTTCAGGGGCTGCTGGACATTGCTCGCTCCCTTGATTCTTTTGCCCTGAGCACTGAAGCTGCTGTAGGGCTGCTCAAAGGTTTGTACACCTGTAGTATACTTGCAGTGACATAGTCAGGTCACTACACCTGCTGTTGCCTGTGGTATAAGCTGAAGCATGTGAGACAAGATGAGGTTATTTAGTCAAGAAGCTGTGTTCCCAACTGTTCCCAATTTATTTTGATAGGTCAAACTATGGTGTTCACATGTGTCATAGTGATATcgcagtgtgtttatttacctTACAGGTACGGCTCTGGTCCTGGCTCGTCTGCCGCTGGAGAAAATTGCTGAGTGTCTCAGTGACCTTTGTGCTGTTCAGGTTTTGGCTCTAAAAAAGGTAAATCACAAGTTGATCGGAGTGTGGTTAGCATGTTTTGGCGTTTTTGTGTGTCAGTTAGTTTgcagtatttgttttgttgtttgtaaaaACAGCTAAGTTAAAATAATCAGAATTTTTAATAGAGATTGTTTGTTTCAGCTTCTGGCTGAAGAATCCACCAACGGGAAATCAGCTGATCCGACCGTGTGGCTTGACAGACTGGCAGTTATCTTCAGGTGAATTTACCTGCTTATTTACCTGTATTCAAACTTGATTTAAATCAACAAACAGGACAATGCTcatacagtttgtttctgcCTCAGACACACTAACCCCATCGTGGAGAACGGGCAGACTCACCCCTGTCAGAAAGTCATCCAGGAGGTAACTTATCTGGTCTCACCTGTGGTTAGCCTGAAAGAACCATTTCCATAATCACACATACAGTCTTTTATTAATCACCTCATGAAGTGGAAACAGatcttcctagagcactttactttaaagtttcttcttggcttagatattttgccttgtacctcgCTTATAAGTTTTCTgccaaataacaaaatgtaaatgtaaaaggtaATAAATAACCTTAATCATGTGAGTCACCTGCAGATTTGACGATTACCTGTGTCATGTGACTCATCTGTAGATTTGGCCTGTGCTGTCAGAGACTCTGAACACTCATCAGGCTGATAACAGGATTGTGGAGCGATGCTGTCGCTGTCTCAGGTTCGCTGTGCGATGTGTCGGgaaaggctctgcctccctgTTGCAGCCTCTTGTCACACAGGTAAGACCATGAATATGCACTGCTATGAACAAGTATTAGTATTCGATTACACAGTATTACACAAACATAATctgagtaaataaaaacaaaaaaaactaaatgtggtTTTTAATAATGATGTAATTTATGAAGGGCAAAAAACTGTCCAAACCTGTCTGGCCCTTGTGAAAATGTAATTGCCCTATTTGTAAAATTAGGAATAAACAAcgaacattttttttaaagagctgaGTAAAATTTGTTGTGCCACACCCTGGCCTCATGAGTGCCAGATCTGCTGAATCAAGAAATCCCTAAAATAGAAGCTGTCTGACAAAGTGAAGCTAATGATCCTCAAAAAGCAACCGATTATGCTGTGATCTGAAGAAAATCAAGAAACAAAATAACTGACACGAATCAgtctggaaagggttacaaaacCATTTCTAAGGCTTTGGCACTCCAGGGAACCACAGTGAGAGCCATTATCCACAAATGGAGGAAACTTTGAACAGTGGTGAACCTTCCCAGGATTGGCCGGCCGACCAAAATTAGTCCAAGAGCACAGTAACAACTCATacaggagataaaaaaaaaacccagaacaACATCGaaagaactgcaggcctcaCTTGTCTTAGTTAAGGTCAGTGTTCATGATTCAGATTGGAATAAGACTGGTCACTTGGGTtatgcagcaggacaataatACAATACTGTCTCAGTGCCATAAAACCACTGAGACAGCAAGTCCACCGCAGAAACCTTAAAAGCAAAATTAAGGTTAAATTCAGTTGAGATcctgtggcatgaccttaaacGATCTCGAAAACCCTCCAATGTGGCTGAATGAAACGCAATCATTCAAGTCTACGACCCTGCTCGTCCACTGCGCTCGGCCAGTGTGCGGTATGGTGCTGGTGGtcaaggaaaactcttcagctcagtgatcccacgatggtggaatgagctgccaaactctgcacgctcagccacctcactttcaatattaaaaagactgctgaaaacagaa
The window above is part of the Anabas testudineus chromosome 23, fAnaTes1.2, whole genome shotgun sequence genome. Proteins encoded here:
- the LOC113162867 gene encoding calumenin-A-like, translating into MVTKAEELLRCSERERARDGRRRRRREERENRREEELRSGADRMLRVLLGCFALCVICGRSKPTEKKSRVIRPPQHDGDTNYDHEAFLGPDEAKTFEQLAPEESRRRLGIIVDKIDSNRDGFVSEDELKLWIRRSQQRHVDDSVDRQWNDFDLNNDGLISWEEYRNVTYGSFLDDPHADSDYNYTQMMVRDERRFRVADTNEDLMADKREFSAFLHPEHHEYMKYLVVQETMEDIDKNGDGFIDLKEYIGDMYTAEEGKEEPEWVETERQQFSEFRDKNNDGKMDREETLDWILPSDYDHAEAESKHLLHESDVNKDGKLTKKEILDKYEVFVGSQVTDFGEALLRHDEF
- the tnpo3 gene encoding transportin-3 — encoded protein: MEGGKPSLALVYQAVQALYHDPNPAGKERASVWLGELQRSMYAWEISDQLLQLKQDVESCYFAAQTMKVKIQTSFYELPPETHNALRDSLLTHIQNLKDLSPIIVTQLALAIADLALQMASWKGCVHTLIEKYNNDISSMPFLIEILTVLPEEVHSRSLRIGANRRTEIIEDLAFYSSTVVTLLTTCVEKTGNDEKMFIKVFRCLGSWFNLGVLDSNFMASNQLLIVLFQVLQRDETPTNLHEAASDCVCSALYAIENVDTNMALALHLFQGVLTLETAYHMAVAREDLDKVLNYCRIFTELCETFLETTVRSPGQGMGDLRTLELLLICAGHPQYEVVEISFNFWYRLGEHLYKINDAALHSIFRPYIQRLLHCLARHCQLDPDHEGIPEDTDDFGEFRMRVSDLVKDVIFLVGSMECFSQLYSTLKEGNPPWEVTEAVLFIMASIAKSVDPENNPTLSEVLQQVVLLPENVHMAVRYTSIELVGEMSDVVDRNPRFLDPVLNYLMKGLREKPLASAAAKAIHNICSVCRDHMAQHFQGLLDIARSLDSFALSTEAAVGLLKGTALVLARLPLEKIAECLSDLCAVQVLALKKLLAEESTNGKSADPTVWLDRLAVIFRHTNPIVENGQTHPCQKVIQEIWPVLSETLNTHQADNRIVERCCRCLRFAVRCVGKGSASLLQPLVTQMVSVYQVYPHSCFLYLGSILVDEYGMEEGCRQGLLDMLQALCMPTFQLLEQPNGLRNHPDTVDDLFRLATRFVQRSPVTLLSSSIIVHIIQCAIAATSLDHRDANCSVMKFVRDLVHTGVANDHEEDFEVRKQLIGQAMEQHGQQLITQLMHSCCFCLPQYTLPDVAEVLWEIMLFNRPTFCRWLENALKGLPKETSGGAVTVTHKQLTDFHKQVTSAEECKQVCWAIREFTRLFR